In a genomic window of Coprococcus eutactus:
- a CDS encoding anti-sigma factor antagonist (This anti-anti-sigma factor, or anti-sigma factor antagonist, belongs to a family that includes characterized members SpoIIAA, RsbV, RsfA, and RsfB.) has protein sequence MNIYEKMGDTVIVYMPSEVDDYAAGKITEATEEIFEGQDIRHVVFDFRITTFMDSSGIGIITRRFRQVQTRGGSVGVINVNGRIDRILLMSGIYRIAVKLDGGLKDA, from the coding sequence ATGAATATTTATGAGAAAATGGGGGATACTGTCATTGTATATATGCCCTCAGAGGTGGATGATTATGCAGCCGGGAAGATCACTGAGGCGACCGAAGAGATCTTTGAGGGACAGGATATAAGACATGTTGTGTTTGACTTCAGGATAACCACGTTTATGGACAGCTCAGGGATTGGGATCATAACAAGACGGTTCAGGCAGGTACAGACGAGAGGAGGAAGCGTGGGTGTCATAAATGTAAATGGGAGGATAGACAGGATACTGCTCATGTCAGGAATATACAGAATAGCGGTAAAGCTCGATGGCGGGCTGAAGGATGCCTAG
- a CDS encoding DUF3783 domain-containing protein has product MKKIFAMNLPADKETVVKEICGVLGAVYETIDSGCGMVKVSDILDGVEYTGATGLKESDSRKLNMEMVVFAGISSRELDIFLDRYRKSGVAPIALKSVATDTNRTWTVEKLYSELAKEYLFYKMHGRK; this is encoded by the coding sequence ATGAAAAAAATATTTGCCATGAACCTGCCGGCTGACAAAGAGACGGTGGTTAAAGAGATATGTGGTGTACTTGGAGCTGTGTACGAGACAATTGACAGTGGCTGCGGTATGGTGAAGGTGTCAGATATTCTAGACGGTGTGGAATATACCGGCGCTACCGGTTTGAAAGAAAGTGACAGCCGAAAACTCAACATGGAGATGGTGGTATTTGCCGGGATAAGCAGCCGTGAACTGGATATATTCCTCGACAGGTACAGGAAGTCCGGGGTGGCGCCGATAGCACTCAAATCGGTGGCTACGGACACGAACAGGACATGGACAGTGGAGAAGCTCTATTCGGAGCTTGCGAAGGAATATCTGTTTTATAAGATGCATGGCAGAAAATAG
- a CDS encoding SpoVA/SpoVAEb family sporulation membrane protein: MKFEPNESDYNEYVENVTPTSSAPRNCLWAFIVGGIICTIGQLIFNILTRFDVKEDEAYAYVSLILVLASVILTSLNLYKKIAKYGGAGALVPITGFANGVCAPIVEFQTEGEVFGKGVKAFTIAGPVILYGIFTSWLLGIIYWIISIW, translated from the coding sequence ATGAAATTTGAGCCAAATGAAAGCGATTACAATGAGTATGTGGAAAATGTCACACCGACATCCAGTGCCCCAAGAAACTGTCTGTGGGCGTTTATTGTGGGAGGCATAATATGTACAATAGGACAGTTGATATTTAATATATTGACAAGATTTGATGTGAAGGAGGATGAGGCTTACGCGTACGTTTCTCTCATACTTGTGCTTGCCAGTGTTATACTTACGAGCTTAAATCTGTACAAGAAGATCGCAAAATACGGAGGTGCTGGAGCCCTTGTGCCTATAACAGGATTTGCAAATGGAGTGTGTGCACCGATAGTTGAGTTTCAGACAGAGGGCGAAGTATTTGGAAAGGGTGTCAAGGCGTTTACCATAGCCGGACCGGTCATATTGTATGGTATATTTACAAGCTGGCTGCTTGGAATTATTTATTGGATCATCTCTATATGGTAG
- a CDS encoding chloride channel protein, whose translation MEFTKEYWINCFNRCIRYTKTFIKWIIFSLIMGTICGLVGTAFHICVEYATGFRESHHPIIYFLPLAGVVIVFIYRICGIRHSKGTNLVIGSIRSVENEIPSRMAPLIFVSTVITHLFGGSSGREGAALQIGGSIGVSIGKILKLDESDKHILTLCGMSAVFSALFGTPITAALFSMEVISIGILYYCAFVPCLFSSVISYAITQKLHVVHEHYDITGIPSSIDVVMVLKVIGLAILCAILSSLFCIFMTIVHKLFRKYFKNQYLRVFAGGLMLVLLNIVLKTTDYNGTGMNIIAKALNGNAQPAAFLLKALFTAITIGCGFRGGEIVPSFFVGATFGCVAGGLMGMDPGFAAALGMVCFFCGVVNCPLTSLFLSIELFGANGIMFFTIGCAVSYMLSGYYSLYNEQKIIYSKLRPHYVNLYTNQEIRTKEPGFLEGFLRIREDDADDVE comes from the coding sequence GTGGAATTTACAAAGGAATATTGGATAAACTGTTTTAACAGGTGCATCAGATATACAAAGACATTTATAAAATGGATTATTTTTTCACTGATCATGGGTACGATATGCGGACTTGTGGGAACCGCATTCCACATCTGTGTTGAGTACGCAACCGGCTTCAGGGAAAGTCACCATCCGATCATATATTTTCTTCCTCTGGCGGGCGTTGTGATCGTATTTATCTATCGCATATGCGGAATCAGACATTCCAAAGGCACGAACCTCGTAATTGGTTCCATCAGAAGTGTGGAGAACGAGATTCCCTCGCGTATGGCTCCGCTCATATTTGTGTCAACGGTTATAACACATTTGTTCGGAGGCTCCTCCGGCCGTGAGGGTGCCGCTCTCCAGATCGGTGGAAGTATCGGTGTATCAATAGGAAAGATCCTTAAACTAGATGAGAGCGATAAGCACATACTGACTCTGTGTGGTATGAGTGCAGTATTCTCTGCGCTGTTCGGAACGCCTATAACAGCCGCCCTATTCAGCATGGAGGTCATCAGTATAGGAATACTGTACTATTGTGCATTCGTTCCGTGTCTGTTCTCATCCGTTATATCCTACGCCATAACCCAAAAGCTGCACGTCGTCCATGAGCATTACGATATCACCGGGATACCTTCATCCATAGATGTTGTCATGGTGCTTAAAGTCATAGGACTTGCGATCCTCTGCGCCATTTTGAGCAGTCTGTTCTGCATATTTATGACCATAGTACACAAGCTGTTCAGAAAATATTTTAAGAATCAGTATCTACGCGTGTTTGCGGGTGGTTTAATGCTTGTACTCCTGAACATAGTCTTAAAAACAACAGATTACAACGGTACCGGTATGAATATCATTGCCAAAGCGTTAAATGGAAATGCCCAGCCAGCGGCTTTCCTTCTGAAAGCGCTGTTTACAGCCATAACGATAGGCTGCGGTTTCAGAGGTGGTGAGATTGTTCCGTCATTCTTCGTTGGTGCCACATTTGGCTGTGTAGCCGGAGGCCTCATGGGAATGGATCCAGGATTTGCAGCGGCTCTCGGAATGGTCTGCTTCTTCTGCGGAGTTGTAAACTGCCCTCTCACCTCACTGTTCCTGAGTATCGAGCTTTTTGGTGCAAACGGCATCATGTTCTTCACCATCGGCTGCGCCGTCAGCTATATGCTGTCCGGCTACTACAGCCTGTACAACGAACAGAAGATCATCTACTCCAAGCTCCGTCCTCACTATGTGAATCTCTATACCAACCAGGAAATACGGACTAAAGAACCGGGATTTCTGGAGGGATTTCTCAGAATCCGTGAAGATGACGCTGACGATGTAGAGTAA
- a CDS encoding tetratricopeptide repeat protein, producing MADVLNCKHCGGPIAVTGYCTRCGLKIDYVNKALNSSKYYYNIGLDKARVRDMTGAEEALRLALKYDKMNIDARNLLGLVYYETGEIVQALSHWVVSVNYFDGKNVAKRYIKEIKSNPHRLEAINNVTRKYNQALVYAKQGSKDLAFIQLRKVLSDNSRFIQGYLLLALLFIDEGRDDKARKALKRVIKIDRTNPVAVRYFNELGHTDEEIMNFRDYPQEDYDVDSLFVDDQKKLIAGNSEVDFDGDPVPVGRYKDINFYKYSIAYIIAGVVLGLAAMWTLIIPNRDKAADNSQRDLQITFSQEISDKNVKISELQSQVDSMTNKLQNAETETKTLKNQISKYGDYASQVLSDDNKARVQSAISKYENMSYEAAMDDLNRVLQDTPNSDVALYYKGMCYLKLSDENNATLVFNQLVENCPNSVYYAYACEHADDEAIQAGKDKAAQKTSAAAGTEGSAVADSTDTSVADQSDTSGTDTSGPDTTDGNTDSSYGYDDTAGADDQGDGYTDGTDSTDSTEPDYSADDTTDGTTDGVTDGTADGADTGDSADGVY from the coding sequence ATGGCAGATGTACTTAACTGTAAACACTGCGGAGGCCCGATAGCTGTCACAGGCTATTGTACCCGATGCGGTCTTAAGATAGATTACGTGAACAAGGCTCTTAACTCGTCCAAGTATTATTACAATATTGGACTTGATAAGGCCAGAGTAAGGGATATGACCGGAGCTGAGGAGGCGCTGAGACTTGCCCTTAAATATGACAAGATGAATATTGATGCCAGGAATCTTCTTGGACTTGTGTATTACGAGACAGGCGAGATAGTACAGGCACTCAGCCACTGGGTCGTCAGCGTGAATTACTTTGACGGCAAGAACGTGGCAAAGAGATATATAAAAGAGATAAAGTCAAATCCCCACAGATTGGAGGCTATAAACAACGTCACAAGAAAGTATAATCAGGCTCTTGTGTATGCAAAGCAGGGAAGCAAGGATCTTGCATTCATACAGCTGAGAAAGGTCCTGTCAGATAACTCCAGGTTCATACAGGGATATCTGCTCCTTGCCCTTCTCTTCATAGATGAGGGAAGAGATGACAAGGCGAGAAAGGCGCTGAAGCGCGTCATAAAGATAGATAGAACAAATCCTGTGGCAGTCAGATACTTTAATGAGCTTGGACACACAGACGAGGAGATTATGAATTTCCGCGATTATCCACAGGAGGATTATGATGTTGATTCACTGTTCGTCGATGACCAGAAGAAACTCATAGCAGGAAATAGTGAGGTCGATTTTGACGGCGATCCGGTTCCGGTTGGAAGATATAAGGATATCAATTTTTACAAATACTCCATAGCATATATCATAGCTGGAGTTGTACTGGGGCTTGCAGCCATGTGGACATTGATAATTCCGAACAGGGATAAGGCTGCAGACAATTCACAGAGAGATTTGCAGATAACCTTCAGCCAGGAGATATCAGACAAGAATGTGAAGATATCTGAGCTTCAGTCACAGGTAGATTCTATGACAAACAAGCTTCAAAACGCGGAGACAGAGACTAAGACATTGAAGAATCAGATATCAAAGTATGGAGATTACGCATCACAGGTGCTCTCGGACGACAACAAGGCGAGGGTTCAGTCAGCGATATCAAAGTACGAGAATATGTCATATGAGGCTGCAATGGATGATCTTAACAGGGTGCTTCAGGATACACCGAATAGTGATGTGGCACTTTATTACAAGGGCATGTGTTACCTCAAGCTGTCGGACGAGAACAATGCAACACTTGTATTTAACCAGCTGGTAGAGAACTGTCCTAATTCAGTATATTATGCGTATGCCTGCGAACATGCCGATGACGAGGCGATACAGGCGGGCAAGGATAAGGCTGCACAGAAGACAAGTGCAGCTGCAGGAACAGAAGGATCGGCTGTGGCAGATAGTACAGATACATCTGTGGCAGATCAGTCAGATACGTCTGGAACAGATACATCCGGACCAGATACCACAGATGGAAATACAGATTCTTCCTACGGATATGATGATACGGCAGGAGCAGATGATCAGGGTGACGGATACACAGATGGCACAGACAGCACAGACAGCACTGAGCCTGATTACTCGGCAGATGACACTACAGACGGAACAACAGATGGAGTTACAGACGGAACAGCAGATGGTGCTGACACCGGAGACTCAGCCGATGGCGTTTATTAG
- a CDS encoding sigma-70 family RNA polymerase sigma factor — translation MTDNLQLLRLAKEGDITARDRLITENMGLVVSVAKRYIGRGQELEDLIQIGLIGLIKAVDRFDLEYDVMFSTYSVPLIQGEIRRFLRDDGLVRVSRNLKTIHYRAEKYRQEYQRTNGREPTVDEICAKIGSDPEELVMAMESAVDISNIEEMGELQTSRREEERVVEKLYVKQLLDTLPEREKKLITLRYFGEKTQGEIGRILGMSQVQVSRLEKKILRELKRA, via the coding sequence ATGACAGATAATCTTCAGCTGCTCAGGCTTGCAAAGGAAGGCGACATTACAGCGAGGGACAGACTGATAACTGAGAATATGGGGCTTGTGGTAAGCGTGGCAAAGAGGTACATTGGCAGGGGACAGGAGCTTGAGGATCTTATACAGATAGGACTTATAGGACTTATAAAAGCTGTAGACAGATTTGATCTTGAATACGATGTTATGTTCTCCACATACTCAGTTCCGCTCATACAGGGGGAGATAAGGAGGTTCTTAAGGGATGACGGACTGGTGAGAGTCAGCAGAAATCTGAAAACGATACATTACAGGGCGGAGAAATACCGGCAGGAATACCAACGGACAAATGGCAGGGAGCCAACTGTGGACGAGATATGCGCGAAGATAGGCAGTGATCCGGAAGAGCTGGTCATGGCAATGGAATCTGCGGTAGATATATCTAATATTGAGGAGATGGGAGAACTTCAGACCAGCCGCCGGGAGGAGGAAAGAGTAGTGGAAAAGCTGTATGTGAAGCAGCTTCTGGACACCTTACCGGAGAGGGAAAAGAAACTGATAACATTGAGATATTTCGGTGAAAAGACACAGGGGGAGATTGGAAGGATACTGGGTATGAGCCAGGTTCAGGTCAGCAGACTGGAGAAGAAGATTCTGCGGGAACTCAAGCGGGCGTAG
- the spoIIAB gene encoding anti-sigma F factor gives MDKNRLVVEFGSDARNESVARVVVAAMMTRINPTLCEVEDVKTAVSEAVTNSIVHGYRSGTGVITVEVYIEDRTIYITVRDQGCGIENVDKAMEPMYTSVTDGSRSGMGFSFMEAFMDGLEVLSAPGEGTVVKMKKMIGNSQEMY, from the coding sequence ATGGACAAGAACAGATTAGTCGTGGAGTTTGGCAGTGATGCGAGGAACGAGTCGGTTGCGAGGGTAGTGGTTGCGGCAATGATGACGAGGATAAACCCTACACTTTGTGAGGTAGAGGATGTGAAGACAGCCGTATCCGAGGCAGTAACAAATTCCATAGTTCATGGCTACAGGTCAGGGACTGGAGTTATAACGGTCGAGGTATACATAGAGGACAGGACGATATACATAACAGTCAGGGATCAAGGCTGCGGAATAGAAAATGTTGACAAGGCTATGGAGCCGATGTACACGTCGGTCACGGATGGAAGCCGTTCAGGTATGGGATTTTCGTTTATGGAGGCATTTATGGACGGACTTGAGGTATTGTCGGCACCAGGAGAGGGGACAGTGGTAAAAATGAAAAAGATGATCGGAAATAGTCAGGAGATGTATTGA
- a CDS encoding stage V sporulation protein AA has translation MADCVYLKLSESCLAEKKKVRIKDVATVVSGNPDAKYDIEKMELASFTGTKEQKVISVMYIIELIQQKYPELQVEALGATDVVVYYRTYDTSDNVKQILKFIMICLIAFFGAGFSIMSYNSDVNMVGQLDVMENIFVGKAREAYPVAGIAYSLGLFIGIIIFFNHGVKKKFTDDPTPLQVQMRQYEQDVNQTVITDAERKKECKDAD, from the coding sequence ATGGCTGATTGTGTTTATTTAAAGCTTTCAGAGAGCTGTCTGGCTGAGAAGAAAAAAGTCAGAATAAAGGATGTTGCCACGGTGGTCAGCGGTAATCCTGATGCGAAGTATGATATAGAGAAGATGGAGCTGGCGAGTTTTACTGGTACAAAGGAGCAGAAGGTGATCTCTGTAATGTACATTATAGAACTGATACAGCAGAAATACCCAGAGCTGCAGGTGGAAGCACTTGGGGCGACGGATGTAGTGGTATATTACAGGACTTATGATACCAGTGACAATGTCAAGCAGATACTGAAATTCATAATGATATGTCTGATAGCCTTCTTTGGCGCCGGGTTTTCGATCATGTCATATAACTCAGATGTGAATATGGTGGGACAACTGGATGTCATGGAAAATATATTTGTGGGAAAGGCGAGGGAAGCCTACCCTGTGGCGGGAATAGCATATTCTCTGGGACTTTTCATAGGCATCATCATATTTTTTAACCACGGAGTCAAGAAGAAGTTCACAGATGATCCTACACCGCTCCAGGTTCAGATGCGCCAGTATGAGCAAGATGTCAACCAGACAGTTATAACAGATGCAGAGAGAAAGAAGGAGTGCAAAGATGCTGATTAG
- the spoVAE gene encoding stage V sporulation protein AE encodes MDYIKAFVIGGVICALAQILMDKTKLMPGRIMVILVCSGVVLGALGLYEPILKYAECGASVPLTGFGYNLWKGITEAVDKDGFIGLFRGGFQMAAVGSSAALIFGYLASLIFKPKMTK; translated from the coding sequence ATGGATTATATAAAAGCTTTTGTGATAGGTGGAGTGATATGCGCACTTGCGCAGATCCTTATGGACAAGACTAAGCTGATGCCAGGCAGGATCATGGTGATCCTGGTGTGCTCAGGTGTAGTTCTCGGAGCACTTGGACTTTATGAGCCGATATTGAAGTATGCGGAGTGTGGTGCCTCAGTACCTCTTACGGGATTTGGTTACAACCTGTGGAAGGGTATAACGGAGGCGGTTGACAAAGATGGTTTCATAGGACTTTTCAGGGGCGGATTTCAGATGGCTGCGGTTGGCAGTTCAGCAGCGCTGATATTTGGTTATCTGGCTTCACTGATATTTAAACCGAAGATGACAAAATAA
- the spoVAD gene encoding stage V sporulation protein AD, giving the protein MKEKVGKQSLKFENAPYIIGAASVAGPKEIDGPMARYFDRVSEDPTFGKDSWEEGESEMVRQAVMLAIQKAGVNKDDIRYVFAGDLLGQLIASTFGIKDMEIPVFGLYGACSTCGEALSLAAMTVAAGYADNVVAEASSHYGSAEKQFRFPLEYGNQRPLSATWTVTGSGAFVVSDRESEVCIKGITTGRIVDYGVKDSLNMGACMAPAAADVIYQNLQDFDIEPTYYDRIITGDLGKVGKKILTDLLKMNQVDISDNHMDCGIEIFDNEEQDTHSGGSGCGCSATVLAGYILKKVSSGEWKRVLFVPTGALLSTVSFNEGQTIPGVAHAVVIEHHEMSKGK; this is encoded by the coding sequence ATGAAGGAAAAGGTAGGAAAGCAGAGTTTAAAATTTGAAAATGCGCCCTATATCATAGGAGCCGCATCTGTTGCGGGGCCCAAGGAGATAGACGGTCCTATGGCAAGGTATTTTGACAGGGTGAGCGAGGATCCGACATTTGGAAAGGATTCCTGGGAAGAGGGAGAGAGCGAGATGGTGAGACAGGCGGTGATGCTTGCCATACAGAAGGCTGGAGTGAATAAGGACGACATAAGATATGTATTTGCCGGGGATCTGCTTGGACAGCTCATAGCATCCACATTTGGAATAAAGGATATGGAGATACCGGTATTCGGTCTGTATGGGGCGTGTTCAACGTGCGGAGAGGCGTTGTCACTGGCAGCTATGACAGTTGCTGCAGGGTATGCTGACAATGTTGTGGCGGAGGCATCCAGTCACTATGGAAGCGCAGAAAAGCAGTTCAGGTTTCCCCTCGAATATGGAAACCAGCGGCCCCTGTCAGCTACCTGGACGGTTACCGGAAGCGGAGCCTTTGTGGTGTCGGACAGAGAGTCGGAAGTATGTATAAAGGGCATAACAACAGGACGGATAGTAGATTATGGAGTTAAGGATTCACTCAATATGGGGGCGTGTATGGCGCCAGCTGCTGCGGATGTGATATATCAGAATCTGCAGGACTTTGATATCGAGCCGACATACTATGACAGGATAATAACAGGCGATCTAGGAAAGGTCGGAAAAAAGATCCTTACAGATCTACTCAAGATGAACCAGGTTGACATATCGGACAATCATATGGATTGCGGCATAGAGATATTTGACAATGAGGAACAGGACACACATTCAGGTGGCTCCGGATGCGGCTGCTCTGCCACGGTGCTGGCTGGTTATATATTGAAGAAGGTCAGCTCCGGGGAGTGGAAGAGGGTTCTGTTTGTGCCGACAGGTGCGCTTCTCTCAACAGTGAGTTTCAATGAGGGGCAGACGATTCCGGGAGTTGCACATGCTGTGGTGATAGAACATCATGAAATGTCGAAAGGAAAATGA
- a CDS encoding VanW family protein, with product MEDRRPRNSGNKPVRPANDSQKRGGMTDSQRMELQRMRTRRQKLQRQYKIVSWILTGIFVVILYAVICLIIGNRKFYDKTSINGIDVGKMKPTEAARLVSNQYDRDYSSASVRIELNGQRYTLNISEALDRDSYSSVKDIQDRTHRFWIRGYGFLKSKIGGTDYNIYPEIGDAQKLKKLVESSDIMKADLSREDGYKIDNDKLILTKGKGSYAVDVDKLVRTISRQTGKGDYDTVIKCPEKQSDVDMDALYEKIHCEPQDPTLDPDDDYKVIEAKDGVDFDLDAAKMALSGAKSGEKVEIPLVLTSADLTTAEYEKLLFRDQISSYSTEVDGSDNRKTNVKLAAQYCDGTILMPGESFSYNLGVGELTEERGFLPGPSYADGESVLDMGGGICQVSSTLYMACLYANLEIDERHCHPYPASYVPAGLDATVAWGGCDFVFTNDTDYPIKITTTYDGYSTSCTIWGTVTEPFSVELYTETLETEPYETKYELDKSLGKDEQILDTTGIEGLTIQSYRRVYDGEGNVISDNPEAVSVYSVRDEVYKVGKLPKKAKNDDKSGDKTTDDSGEKTESDYDEDSEESSTSEQL from the coding sequence ATGGAAGACAGGAGACCCAGAAATTCAGGGAACAAACCGGTGAGACCGGCGAATGATTCCCAAAAACGAGGCGGGATGACTGACAGCCAGCGGATGGAGCTACAGCGGATGAGAACCCGCAGACAAAAATTACAGAGACAGTATAAGATAGTGAGCTGGATACTTACAGGTATATTTGTCGTTATATTATATGCGGTCATATGCCTTATAATTGGAAACAGAAAGTTCTATGACAAGACCAGCATAAATGGCATAGACGTTGGAAAGATGAAGCCCACGGAAGCCGCCAGACTGGTCAGCAACCAGTACGACAGGGATTACAGCAGCGCCAGCGTCAGGATTGAATTAAACGGACAGAGATACACGTTGAATATATCTGAAGCTCTCGACAGAGATTCATACAGTTCAGTCAAGGATATTCAGGACAGAACTCACAGGTTCTGGATAAGAGGATATGGTTTCCTGAAATCGAAGATTGGTGGAACTGATTACAATATATATCCGGAGATCGGAGATGCACAGAAGCTGAAGAAGCTCGTGGAAAGCAGCGATATCATGAAGGCAGATCTGAGCAGGGAGGATGGCTACAAGATAGATAATGACAAGCTTATCCTCACGAAGGGCAAGGGTAGCTATGCCGTGGATGTGGATAAACTTGTCAGGACCATAAGCAGACAGACCGGCAAGGGCGATTACGACACGGTCATAAAGTGCCCGGAAAAACAGTCGGACGTTGACATGGATGCGCTTTATGAAAAGATACACTGTGAACCGCAGGATCCTACGCTGGATCCCGACGATGACTATAAGGTCATAGAGGCAAAGGACGGAGTAGATTTTGATCTGGATGCGGCTAAAATGGCTCTGAGTGGGGCAAAGTCAGGGGAGAAGGTTGAGATACCTCTTGTACTTACAAGCGCTGATCTGACGACAGCAGAGTATGAGAAGCTTCTGTTTAGGGATCAGATAAGCAGTTATTCCACTGAGGTTGATGGATCTGACAACAGAAAGACAAATGTCAAGCTTGCGGCTCAGTATTGTGATGGAACGATACTCATGCCAGGAGAGTCATTTTCCTACAACCTGGGAGTTGGAGAACTCACTGAGGAGAGAGGCTTCCTTCCTGGACCTTCATATGCAGACGGAGAGTCGGTTCTGGATATGGGAGGTGGAATATGTCAGGTATCGTCAACCCTCTACATGGCTTGCCTTTATGCCAATTTGGAGATAGATGAGAGACATTGTCATCCATATCCTGCATCTTACGTGCCTGCGGGACTTGACGCAACAGTTGCTTGGGGAGGCTGTGATTTTGTGTTTACAAACGATACAGACTATCCGATAAAGATAACGACTACATATGATGGATATTCCACATCATGTACGATATGGGGAACTGTCACTGAGCCATTCAGCGTGGAACTCTACACTGAAACTCTTGAGACTGAGCCATATGAGACGAAGTACGAGCTTGACAAGAGCCTAGGAAAGGATGAACAGATCCTCGATACTACAGGAATAGAGGGACTTACGATCCAGTCATACAGAAGAGTGTATGATGGTGAGGGCAATGTTATATCGGATAATCCTGAGGCTGTGAGCGTGTACTCCGTCAGGGACGAAGTATATAAGGTCGGTAAATTGCCAAAGAAGGCTAAGAATGATGATAAGTCCGGCGATAAGACGACGGACGATTCAGGAGAAAAGACGGAGTCAGACTATGACGAGGATTCAGAAGAATCGTCCACATCGGAACAATTGTAG
- a CDS encoding stage V sporulation protein AB: MLIRYVLLALACFASGIAISGGYFAFISLIGIFPKLLEKVKGARHYMLIESLLAFGATLANAVYLFDIPVRVTWLGYSVVCLFGGIFVGCLAGALTEVLNVIPIAARRFSVRRNLPYVIYALAAGKLIGSLISVAVGM, translated from the coding sequence ATGCTGATTAGATATGTTTTGCTTGCGCTGGCGTGCTTTGCTAGTGGAATAGCCATATCCGGCGGCTATTTTGCATTCATATCGCTTATAGGAATATTTCCGAAGCTGTTAGAGAAGGTCAAGGGAGCAAGGCATTACATGTTGATAGAGAGCCTTCTGGCGTTTGGAGCAACTCTTGCAAATGCGGTGTATCTGTTTGATATACCGGTGAGGGTAACCTGGCTTGGGTATTCTGTCGTGTGCCTGTTTGGAGGCATATTTGTCGGATGTCTTGCGGGAGCGCTCACGGAGGTGCTGAACGTGATACCGATTGCGGCAAGACGTTTCAGCGTGAGAAGAAATCTGCCTTACGTTATATATGCGTTGGCGGCGGGAAAACTTATAGGCTCCCTGATCAGTGTTGCCGTGGGAATGTAG